From a region of the Sulfurihydrogenibium sp. genome:
- a CDS encoding nicotinate phosphoribosyltransferase: MIVDRFVNKDNMSLLTDLYELTMAQVYFNKKMNGNAVFNFFIRPTNKRNYFLNAGLELLIDYLLNLKFTEEDINFLRQTGRFSEEFLEYLRNFKFTGNLYAIDEGEIVFANEPIVQVEAPLIEAQIIETFLINTLQISILVATKALRCYSVAEKAILVDFGLRRAHGTDAGMIASRSSYIGGFVGTSNVLAGKAFGIPIYGTMAHSFIMAHDTEEKAFENFASVYPENTIFLVDTYDSLEGVKNAIKVAKKLGIRIKGIRLDSGDVATLSREARKLLDANGFRDAIIFVSGGINEYKIKELIQDKKAPIDGFGVGTELVTSADLPYLDCAYKLVEYERKPKIKLSRKKMTLPFKKQLFRIYKNGTISKDIVGHFDEHFDDSVKMLKLYIEKGELVRNLPSLKEIREKALINFKTLPNTFKSLNQYMTLTPEISHRLLKSAEDLKEKLRLKH, encoded by the coding sequence ATGATAGTAGATAGATTTGTAAATAAAGACAATATGTCTCTTTTGACAGACCTGTATGAGCTTACAATGGCACAGGTCTATTTTAATAAAAAAATGAATGGAAATGCCGTTTTTAATTTTTTTATCAGACCAACAAACAAAAGAAACTATTTTTTAAACGCAGGGCTTGAGCTTTTAATAGATTATCTATTAAATTTAAAATTTACAGAAGAAGATATAAATTTTTTAAGACAAACAGGCAGGTTTTCAGAAGAGTTTTTAGAATACCTTAGAAATTTTAAATTTACAGGAAATTTATACGCCATAGATGAAGGAGAGATAGTTTTTGCCAATGAACCCATAGTCCAAGTAGAAGCTCCATTAATAGAAGCCCAGATTATTGAGACATTTTTAATAAACACGCTTCAAATCTCAATCCTTGTAGCAACAAAAGCCCTAAGATGCTACAGTGTTGCTGAAAAAGCTATACTTGTAGATTTTGGACTAAGAAGAGCTCATGGCACAGATGCGGGAATGATAGCATCAAGAAGTAGCTATATTGGCGGTTTTGTAGGAACATCGAACGTTTTAGCAGGCAAAGCTTTCGGAATTCCAATCTATGGAACAATGGCACACTCTTTCATAATGGCTCATGATACAGAAGAAAAAGCATTTGAAAATTTTGCATCGGTTTATCCAGAAAACACGATTTTTTTAGTAGATACATACGACAGCTTAGAAGGTGTAAAGAACGCTATAAAAGTAGCCAAAAAGCTTGGCATTAGAATAAAGGGTATTAGGTTAGACAGCGGAGATGTAGCAACTTTATCAAGAGAAGCAAGAAAGCTTCTTGATGCAAACGGTTTTAGAGATGCAATTATTTTTGTCAGCGGTGGCATAAACGAATATAAGATAAAAGAGTTGATTCAGGATAAAAAAGCTCCAATTGATGGTTTTGGTGTTGGAACAGAGCTTGTAACAAGTGCAGATTTACCATATTTAGATTGTGCTTATAAATTGGTAGAGTATGAAAGAAAGCCAAAAATCAAGTTAAGCAGAAAGAAAATGACATTACCTTTCAAAAAACAGCTTTTTAGAATCTACAAAAATGGCACTATCTCTAAAGATATCGTAGGTCATTTTGATGAACATTTTGATGACTCTGTTAAAATGCTCAAACTTTATATAGAGAAGGGTGAGCTTGTAAGAAACCTTCCATCTTTAAAAGAAATCAGAGAAAAAGCATTGATTAACTTCAAAACACTTCCAAATACTTTTAAATCTTTAAATCAATACATGACCCTTACACCGGAAATATCACATAGGCTATTAAAATCAGCAGAAGATCTAAAAGAAAAGTTGAGGTTAAAGCATTGA
- the murC gene encoding UDP-N-acetylmuramate--L-alanine ligase, whose product MFRGKVRKIHFIGIGGSGMNGIAELLLNQGYTITGSDLKESPTIERLRNLGAKIFIGHSEENVKDADVVVYSSAVKPDNPEMIKAKQLGIPTIPRGEMLAELMRFKYGIAIAGSHGKTTTTSMVGTVLGKTGFDPTVVIGGKLEAYGSNAKLGRGEFLVAESDESDGSFLKLTPTIVSINNIDLEHIGFYKDLEDIKKAFVAFANKVPFYGAAAVNVDDENVKSILPYIERKVIKFGLSEDADIRAYDLRLENGRYKFKVNDFGEIYLSVPGIHNVYNALATIAICNELSVPFCVIKESLENFKNAKRRFEIKYSNDIVVIDDYAHHPTELKATLSAARDYFKDRRIIAVFQPHRYSRLNALFEEFAKAFDVPDITIITEVYSAGENPIENVSGEKLAEKIKKYGKNVHYVANLEEAENLLKNTIQKGDVILTLGAGSITQLSDTLAKYLSQKEQK is encoded by the coding sequence GTGTTTAGAGGTAAGGTTAGAAAAATCCATTTTATCGGAATTGGCGGTTCTGGAATGAACGGCATAGCTGAATTATTGCTAAACCAAGGATACACAATAACAGGTTCAGATTTAAAAGAGTCTCCAACGATTGAAAGATTGAGAAATCTTGGAGCAAAAATATTTATAGGACATAGTGAAGAAAATGTTAAAGATGCGGATGTTGTAGTATACTCATCAGCTGTAAAGCCGGATAATCCAGAAATGATAAAGGCAAAACAGCTTGGAATTCCGACAATACCAAGAGGAGAGATGCTTGCTGAATTAATGAGGTTCAAATATGGAATAGCCATTGCCGGAAGTCATGGAAAAACAACAACAACATCCATGGTAGGAACCGTTCTTGGAAAAACCGGATTTGACCCAACGGTTGTGATTGGTGGTAAGTTGGAAGCATACGGCAGTAATGCAAAGCTTGGAAGAGGAGAGTTTTTAGTTGCAGAATCAGATGAAAGCGATGGCTCTTTTTTAAAATTAACTCCGACCATTGTTTCTATAAACAATATAGATTTAGAGCATATAGGATTTTATAAAGATTTAGAAGACATTAAAAAAGCTTTTGTAGCCTTTGCAAATAAAGTTCCGTTCTATGGAGCAGCAGCTGTTAACGTAGATGACGAAAACGTAAAAAGTATTTTGCCTTACATAGAAAGAAAAGTTATAAAGTTTGGATTGTCAGAAGATGCAGATATTAGAGCTTATGACCTAAGATTAGAAAACGGTAGATACAAATTTAAAGTCAATGATTTTGGAGAGATATATCTTTCAGTTCCAGGCATTCATAATGTTTATAATGCTCTTGCTACAATAGCAATATGTAATGAGCTTAGCGTTCCTTTTTGCGTTATAAAAGAAAGCTTAGAAAACTTTAAAAATGCAAAAAGAAGATTTGAAATAAAGTACTCTAACGATATCGTTGTCATTGATGATTACGCACACCATCCAACAGAACTAAAAGCAACATTGTCAGCAGCAAGAGATTATTTTAAAGACAGAAGAATAATAGCAGTATTTCAACCTCATAGATATTCAAGATTAAATGCCTTATTTGAAGAATTTGCGAAAGCTTTTGATGTTCCGGATATTACTATCATAACAGAAGTTTACTCAGCAGGTGAAAATCCAATTGAAAATGTTTCAGGGGAAAAATTGGCAGAGAAAATCAAAAAGTATGGAAAGAATGTCCATTATGTAGCAAATTTAGAAGAGGCTGAAAATCTGTTAAAAAATACTATTCAAAAAGGTGATGTAATACTAACCCTTGGAGCGGGAAGCATTACTCAGCTTAGCGACACTTTAGCCAAATATTTATCACAAAAAGAGCAAAAATGA
- a CDS encoding UDP-N-acetylmuramoyl-L-alanyl-D-glutamate--2,6-diaminopimelate ligase, with amino-acid sequence MKLLKEILTDEKIIYGNQKTVVEGITNNSKKVENNYAFFAIKGTSVDGHNFIDEAIKNGASVIFIEDERYIESLKEKNITIVLTDNGRKSLALASNKFYDNPSEKLKVIAITGTNGKTTTSNLLSQYYEMAGYKVGVIGTINYRIGDEILSSGHTTPDPVEWFKTLKVMKDKGANVVVAEVSSHAADQYRVYSTKFHGGIFTNLTQDHLDYHQTMENYFLAKRRVFEQIDEFNKEAIYSINVDDEYGGKILDFLKNHLKVNDNKIITYGKTSEDFKILDYRLSLFETEFSYKYKDTLSKIKTKLRGVFNIYNLSAAVSFLIKDGFDLKFLEEKALHLKPIKGRFEVIEGQGFIVVIDYAHTPDALENILKSLNEIKENRIITVFGAGGNRDKTKRPLMGETAERLSDIVILTSDNPRNEDPLSIIEDILAGIKDKDKVITIVDRKQAIEKAISLAKEKDIILIAGKGHENYQIIGDKILHFDDAEVVKEIIDGGKGV; translated from the coding sequence ATGAAATTACTAAAAGAAATATTAACAGATGAAAAAATAATTTATGGAAATCAAAAGACAGTTGTAGAAGGAATTACAAATAACAGCAAAAAAGTCGAGAATAATTACGCATTTTTTGCCATTAAAGGCACATCGGTAGATGGTCATAACTTTATTGACGAAGCTATAAAAAATGGTGCATCTGTAATTTTTATAGAAGATGAAAGGTATATTGAAAGTTTAAAAGAGAAAAACATAACAATTGTTTTGACAGATAACGGCAGAAAGTCTTTAGCTTTAGCTTCAAACAAGTTTTATGATAATCCATCTGAAAAGTTGAAAGTGATAGCAATTACTGGAACAAATGGAAAAACTACAACATCAAATTTACTTTCCCAGTATTATGAAATGGCTGGATATAAAGTTGGTGTAATCGGGACAATAAATTACAGAATTGGAGATGAGATATTATCTTCAGGACATACAACGCCCGACCCGGTAGAATGGTTTAAAACACTTAAAGTTATGAAAGATAAAGGTGCAAATGTAGTAGTGGCAGAAGTTTCTTCCCATGCGGCAGACCAGTACAGAGTTTATTCAACAAAGTTTCATGGTGGAATCTTTACAAATCTAACACAAGACCATCTTGATTATCACCAAACAATGGAAAACTACTTTTTAGCAAAGAGAAGAGTTTTTGAGCAGATTGATGAATTCAATAAAGAAGCAATTTACAGCATAAATGTAGATGATGAGTATGGAGGAAAAATCTTAGATTTTCTAAAAAACCATTTAAAAGTCAACGATAATAAAATCATTACATACGGAAAAACATCTGAAGATTTTAAGATTCTTGATTATAGACTTTCACTTTTTGAGACTGAATTTAGCTATAAATATAAAGATACATTAAGCAAAATCAAAACAAAATTAAGAGGTGTTTTTAATATTTATAATCTATCTGCTGCCGTTTCTTTTCTTATAAAAGATGGTTTTGATTTAAAATTCTTAGAAGAAAAAGCATTACATCTAAAGCCGATTAAAGGAAGGTTTGAAGTAATAGAAGGACAAGGTTTTATTGTGGTCATAGATTATGCCCATACACCGGATGCACTTGAAAACATTCTAAAATCGTTAAATGAAATCAAAGAAAATAGAATCATAACAGTATTTGGAGCAGGTGGCAACAGAGACAAGACAAAAAGACCGTTGATGGGAGAGACGGCAGAAAGACTTTCTGATATTGTAATTCTTACATCTGATAATCCAAGAAATGAAGACCCATTAAGTATAATAGAAGATATCTTAGCCGGAATTAAAGATAAAGATAAAGTTATAACTATTGTAGACAGAAAGCAAGCAATAGAAAAGGCTATCAGTTTGGCAAAAGAAAAAGATATAATTTTAATAGCAGGGAAAGGACATGAGAATTATCAGATAATAGGCGATAAAATTTTGCATTTTGATGATGCAGAAGTAGTAAAAGAAATTATAGACGGAGGAAAAGGTGTTTAG